One part of the Candidatus Eisenbacteria bacterium genome encodes these proteins:
- the nadD gene encoding nicotinate (nicotinamide) nucleotide adenylyltransferase: protein MKLGLFGGTFDPVHRGHVEVAVRAREDLGLDRLLWVVAGDPPHKRGLPLSPAVHRLRMVELVVAGLPGMDVCEAETLRPGPHYTVETLRAFRALLPGARIVFLVGADSLLDLPRWRDPGALLASGVAAVPRPGFDVRRVPSWVRRRVTLLRRPCVDLAATALRSRLRAGAGVGDALPAPVAAYVRAHRLYRGGAGGPR from the coding sequence ATGAAGCTGGGCCTGTTCGGGGGCACCTTCGACCCGGTGCACCGCGGGCACGTCGAGGTCGCCGTACGCGCCCGCGAGGACCTCGGGCTGGACCGGCTCCTGTGGGTGGTGGCGGGGGACCCGCCGCACAAGCGCGGGCTGCCGCTCAGCCCCGCGGTCCACCGGCTCCGGATGGTGGAACTCGTCGTGGCCGGCCTGCCCGGCATGGATGTCTGCGAGGCCGAGACGCTCCGTCCCGGCCCGCACTACACCGTCGAGACCCTGCGCGCGTTCCGGGCCCTGCTGCCCGGGGCGCGCATCGTGTTCCTGGTGGGCGCCGACAGCCTGCTGGACCTGCCGCGCTGGCGCGACCCCGGGGCTCTGCTGGCCTCCGGCGTGGCGGCCGTCCCGCGCCCCGGCTTCGATGTGCGGCGCGTGCCCTCCTGGGTGCGGCGGCGCGTCACCCTGCTGCGTCGCCCCTGCGTGGACCTGGCCGCCACCGCGTTGCGTTCGCGGCTGCGCGCGGGCGCCGGGGTGGGGGATGCCCTCCCCGCGCCGGTGGCCGCCTACGTCCGCGCCCACCGGCTCTACCGCGGGGGTGCGGGAGGCCCCCGGTGA
- the bamD gene encoding outer membrane protein assembly factor BamD, with product MSKFSKVLRRSLPSAAGIALAALLAGCGATAGVVHYAPGEEAFVAGKELYQTGDLGECARALKAYLDATPGGPNAEEASYLIGVAYSRLGQHTMAQVELRHFLDVYPASPRLPEVEYQLALSYWEDSRPAAYDQEKTVYARAQVQRFLVLYPESPRVPDAKKLLEATRDRLAEKEVLNARLYTHLKQPGSVVFHAQKVLTEFADSPWAAEALYLKGLGLEEWGKDAEARQAWELLVKEKSGTEWAERAREKLARTALEHP from the coding sequence ATGTCCAAGTTTTCAAAGGTCTTGAGACGCTCGCTGCCGTCCGCCGCCGGGATCGCCCTGGCGGCGCTCCTGGCCGGCTGCGGGGCCACCGCGGGTGTGGTCCACTACGCCCCCGGCGAGGAGGCGTTCGTTGCCGGCAAGGAACTGTACCAGACCGGCGACCTGGGCGAGTGCGCCCGCGCGCTCAAGGCCTACCTGGATGCCACGCCGGGCGGGCCCAATGCGGAGGAGGCCTCCTACCTGATCGGCGTGGCATATTCCCGGCTGGGGCAGCACACCATGGCCCAGGTCGAGCTGCGGCACTTCCTGGACGTGTACCCGGCTTCGCCGCGTCTGCCGGAGGTGGAGTACCAGCTGGCGCTTTCGTACTGGGAGGACTCCCGCCCGGCGGCCTACGACCAGGAGAAGACCGTGTACGCGCGCGCGCAGGTGCAGCGCTTCCTGGTGCTGTACCCGGAGAGCCCGCGGGTTCCGGACGCGAAGAAGCTGCTGGAGGCCACGCGCGACCGGCTGGCCGAGAAGGAAGTGCTGAACGCGCGATTGTACACGCACCTCAAGCAGCCGGGCTCGGTGGTGTTCCACGCACAAAAGGTACTGACCGAGTTCGCGGACTCCCCGTGGGCCGCGGAGGCGCTGTACCTCAAGGGGCTGGGCCTGGAGGAGTGGGGCAAGGACGCAGAGGCCCGGCAGGCCTGGGAGCTGCTGGTGAAGGAGAAGTCCGGGACCGAGTGGGCCGAGAGGGCCCGGGAGAAGCTGGCCAGGACGGCCCTGGAACACCCATGA
- the rimO gene encoding 30S ribosomal protein S12 methylthiotransferase RimO has product MTPTPRKTRPAGPSRVGFVTLGCPKNLVDSERMLGLLSQAGFEATGELGSADVAVVNTCSFIDASRQESVQAILEVAELKKTGRLRRLVVTGCLAQRFGDELRREIPEIDALLGTGTEEAVVDACRTEGGSPGGVGAAGARWTSNVPRALSTPPHMAYLQVADGCSHGCAFCIIPDLRGKQKGRPVQDLVREARGLAASGVRELNLISQDLTAYGEDVPGGAGLATLLRELARVPGVEWLRLLYTHPARYTSELVELLRTEPKICNYVDMPLQHIDDAVLARMRRRVTGAQTRHLLRALRARVPGIAVRTTFIVGSPGESEEEFAALRDFVREAEFDHLGVFAYSPEEGTPLGVAPGQLAPGVKEARRREIMTLQRGISLQLHRRMVGARARVLVDRVTGRDEAVGRSEHQAPEIDGVTIVRGRGLEAGEFRDVTLVEARAYDWVADAN; this is encoded by the coding sequence GTGACACCCACCCCCCGGAAGACCCGACCGGCCGGCCCCTCGCGGGTCGGCTTCGTCACGCTCGGCTGCCCCAAGAACCTGGTGGACAGCGAGCGCATGCTGGGGCTGCTGTCCCAGGCGGGCTTCGAGGCCACCGGCGAGCTGGGTTCGGCCGACGTGGCGGTGGTCAACACCTGCTCCTTCATCGACGCGTCCCGGCAGGAATCGGTGCAGGCCATCCTCGAGGTGGCCGAGCTGAAGAAGACCGGCAGGTTGCGCCGGCTGGTGGTGACCGGCTGCCTGGCGCAGCGCTTCGGAGACGAGCTGCGCCGCGAGATCCCCGAGATTGACGCGCTGCTGGGCACGGGCACCGAGGAGGCGGTGGTGGACGCCTGCCGGACCGAGGGCGGCAGCCCGGGCGGGGTGGGGGCGGCCGGCGCGCGGTGGACCTCCAACGTGCCGCGGGCGCTGTCCACGCCGCCGCACATGGCGTACCTCCAGGTGGCCGACGGCTGCAGCCACGGCTGCGCCTTCTGCATCATTCCCGACCTGCGCGGCAAGCAGAAGGGCCGGCCGGTGCAGGACCTGGTCCGGGAGGCGCGGGGGCTGGCGGCCTCCGGCGTGCGGGAACTCAACCTGATCTCGCAGGACCTCACCGCGTATGGCGAGGACGTGCCCGGGGGCGCCGGGCTGGCGACGCTGCTTCGGGAACTGGCGCGCGTGCCGGGTGTGGAGTGGTTGCGGCTGCTGTACACGCACCCCGCGCGCTACACCTCGGAGCTGGTGGAGCTGCTGCGCACCGAGCCGAAGATCTGCAACTACGTGGACATGCCGCTGCAGCATATTGACGACGCGGTGCTGGCGCGCATGCGCCGCCGGGTCACCGGGGCGCAGACGCGCCACCTGCTGCGCGCGCTGCGCGCGCGGGTGCCGGGCATCGCGGTGCGGACCACGTTCATCGTGGGCTCCCCCGGGGAGTCGGAGGAGGAGTTCGCCGCGCTGCGCGACTTCGTCCGCGAGGCGGAGTTCGACCATCTGGGGGTGTTCGCGTATTCTCCCGAGGAAGGCACGCCGCTGGGGGTGGCCCCCGGGCAGCTGGCCCCGGGCGTGAAGGAGGCCCGCCGGCGGGAGATCATGACCTTGCAGCGCGGGATTTCGCTCCAGCTGCACCGTCGCATGGTCGGCGCCCGCGCGCGGGTGCTGGTGGACCGGGTGACGGGGCGCGACGAGGCCGTGGGGCGCAGCGAGCACCAGGCCCCGGAAATCGACGGCGTAACCATCGTGCGCGGACGCGGGCTGGAAGCCGGCGAGTTCCGCGACGTGACCCTGGTGGAGGCTCGCGCGTATGACTGGGTGGCCGATGCGAACTAG
- a CDS encoding DNA translocase FtsK 4TM domain-containing protein: MPAWELSDRRQSQILGVLLLALGALTAVSLFTYDIADWPHALGTGYRNACGPVGALFAFALRFIFGKLAVWAVPVALFAWGWNRLRQNEAGELAVRTAIGAAILVTFVTLVALWVPEAWTGRVGGALAGVVTGVLSRVGSVILLGTLLTVLLLVASEVGFSLVAQGMGAALRMPLRLGMGLAERLRPGSRRAPRRRAEKPARGDERDEKGGKPGMKIVREPGAARAAAEADDLDLEEIAPGPPAKKPAPQIHLPFSGGARPKPEKPREKPAAPMPPAVVTSGDLPPTTLLAEPIVSGEVLTEAELKAKAQVLERTLAEFDVLAQVSEIHPGPVVTMFELEPGPGVKVSQIVTRSDDLALALRAKRIRILAPIPGKAAVGIEVPNPNPQTVYVREVVETEAFRSGQGRMPIAMGKDTTGKVFTTDLTKAPHLLVAGATGSGKSVAMNVIMASLLLRHSPATLRLLLIDPKMLELTGYNGIPHLLWPVVTAAKPAARALRWVVSEMERRYRTLAGSGARHIDTYNAAVAQKGEGEKLPYIVVMVDELADLMLTLPMEIEEPIARLAQMARAVGIHLIVATQRPSVDVITGVIKANFPSRMSFQVASKVDSRTILDMNGADTLLGNGDMLFLPAGQPEPVRIHGAYISEAEVEALSRFWRERAPQGPPEPPVDLGREGGGTEEGVSEEDDVDDELVAEAARIVILSQRGSVSLLQRRLKIGYSRAGRIMDKLESLGVVGPFTGSQAREVLVDERYLEEQGLGRKSGV; this comes from the coding sequence ATGCCAGCCTGGGAACTCTCCGACCGTCGCCAATCCCAGATCCTGGGGGTGCTGCTGCTGGCCCTCGGCGCGCTGACGGCCGTCTCCCTCTTCACTTACGACATCGCCGACTGGCCCCACGCGCTGGGGACCGGTTATCGCAACGCGTGCGGCCCCGTGGGGGCCCTGTTCGCGTTCGCGCTGCGATTCATCTTCGGCAAGCTCGCGGTGTGGGCGGTGCCGGTGGCCCTGTTCGCCTGGGGCTGGAATCGCCTGCGGCAGAACGAGGCCGGGGAGCTGGCGGTCCGGACCGCCATCGGCGCGGCCATCCTGGTCACGTTCGTCACGCTGGTCGCGCTGTGGGTTCCGGAGGCCTGGACCGGCCGAGTGGGCGGCGCGCTGGCGGGAGTGGTCACCGGCGTGCTCAGCCGCGTGGGCAGCGTCATCCTGCTGGGCACGCTGCTCACGGTGCTGCTGCTGGTGGCCAGCGAGGTGGGCTTTTCGCTGGTGGCCCAGGGCATGGGCGCCGCGCTGCGGATGCCGCTCCGGCTGGGAATGGGACTGGCCGAGAGGCTGCGCCCCGGCAGCCGCCGGGCGCCCCGCCGCCGCGCGGAGAAGCCCGCGCGGGGCGACGAGCGGGACGAGAAGGGCGGCAAGCCCGGCATGAAGATCGTCCGCGAGCCCGGCGCGGCGCGCGCCGCGGCGGAGGCGGACGACCTGGACCTGGAAGAGATCGCGCCCGGGCCGCCCGCGAAGAAGCCCGCGCCGCAGATCCACCTGCCCTTCAGCGGCGGGGCCCGGCCCAAGCCCGAGAAGCCCCGGGAGAAGCCGGCCGCCCCGATGCCGCCCGCCGTGGTCACCTCCGGCGACCTGCCGCCCACCACGCTGCTGGCCGAGCCCATCGTCAGCGGCGAAGTGCTCACCGAGGCGGAGCTCAAGGCCAAGGCGCAGGTCCTGGAGCGCACCCTGGCGGAGTTCGACGTCCTGGCCCAGGTCAGCGAGATCCACCCCGGGCCGGTGGTCACCATGTTCGAACTGGAGCCGGGCCCCGGAGTGAAGGTCAGCCAGATCGTGACCCGCTCGGACGACCTGGCGCTGGCGCTGCGCGCCAAGCGCATCCGCATCCTGGCTCCCATCCCGGGAAAGGCCGCCGTGGGCATCGAGGTGCCCAACCCCAACCCGCAGACGGTCTACGTCCGGGAGGTGGTGGAGACGGAAGCCTTCCGTTCCGGTCAGGGCCGGATGCCCATCGCCATGGGCAAGGACACCACCGGCAAGGTGTTCACCACCGACCTCACCAAGGCGCCGCACCTGCTGGTGGCCGGCGCCACGGGCTCGGGCAAGAGCGTGGCCATGAACGTGATCATGGCCAGCCTGCTGCTGCGCCACTCGCCGGCAACGCTGCGCCTGCTCCTGATCGACCCCAAGATGCTGGAGCTCACCGGCTACAACGGCATTCCACACCTGCTGTGGCCGGTGGTGACCGCGGCCAAGCCCGCGGCCCGCGCGCTGCGCTGGGTGGTCTCCGAAATGGAGCGCCGCTACCGCACCCTGGCCGGCAGCGGCGCGCGCCACATCGACACCTACAACGCGGCCGTGGCGCAGAAGGGCGAGGGCGAGAAGCTGCCCTACATCGTGGTGATGGTGGACGAGCTGGCGGACCTGATGCTGACCCTGCCCATGGAGATCGAGGAGCCCATCGCGCGGCTGGCGCAGATGGCCCGCGCGGTGGGGATCCACCTGATCGTGGCCACCCAGCGGCCCTCGGTGGACGTGATCACCGGCGTCATCAAGGCCAATTTCCCGTCCCGGATGAGCTTCCAGGTGGCTTCCAAGGTGGACTCCCGCACCATCCTCGACATGAACGGCGCGGACACCCTGCTCGGCAACGGCGACATGCTGTTCCTGCCCGCCGGCCAGCCCGAGCCCGTCCGCATCCACGGTGCCTACATCTCGGAGGCCGAGGTGGAGGCGCTGTCGCGCTTCTGGCGCGAGCGCGCCCCGCAGGGCCCGCCGGAGCCCCCGGTGGACCTCGGACGGGAGGGCGGCGGCACCGAGGAGGGCGTCTCCGAGGAGGATGACGTGGACGACGAGCTGGTGGCCGAGGCCGCCCGCATCGTGATACTGTCCCAGCGCGGCTCGGTCTCGCTGCTTCAGAGGCGCCTCAAGATCGGCTACTCGCGCGCCGGCCGGATCATGGACAAGCTGGAGAGCCTCGGCGTGGTCGGCCCCTTCACGGGCAGCCAGGCCCGCGAGGTCCTGGTGGACGAGCGCTACCTCGAGGAGCAAGGCCTCGGACGCAAGTCCGGGGTATAG
- a CDS encoding adenosylhomocysteinase: MASQTTPQTHHVADPALAAAGVQRIEWADRFMPVLRGIRARFAKEKPLQGVRAAACLHVTTETANLMRTLKEGGAEVYLCASNPLSTQDDVAAALALHYGIPTFAIKGEDNESYYSHIRAVLAPGPHYTMDDGADLVTVLHTERKELLPGVKGGTEETSTGVIRLRSMEKEGVLAYPVIAVNDAKTKHFFDNRYGTGQSTIDGIVRATNVLIAGSTWVIAGYGWCGRGLAMRARGMGANVIVTEIDPLPALEAVMDGFRVMPMAQAAPLGDVFVTVTGNIHVIRQEHFDRMKDGAIVANSGHFNVELDLETLGKSATQRRQARPFVEEFLLQGGKRVFVLGEGRLINLAAAEGHPAMVMDMSFANQALSLEYMKKEAAKLQKKVYVVPAEIDREIARIKLETMTTSVDVLTPEQVKYLASWQEGT, from the coding sequence ATGGCCAGCCAGACCACCCCGCAGACCCACCACGTCGCCGACCCCGCCCTCGCCGCCGCGGGCGTTCAGCGCATCGAGTGGGCCGACCGCTTCATGCCCGTGCTGCGCGGCATCCGCGCCCGCTTCGCCAAGGAGAAGCCGCTCCAGGGAGTGCGCGCCGCCGCCTGCCTGCACGTGACCACCGAGACGGCCAACCTCATGCGGACCCTCAAGGAGGGTGGCGCGGAGGTGTACCTGTGCGCCTCGAACCCGCTGTCCACGCAGGACGACGTGGCGGCCGCGCTGGCGCTGCACTACGGGATCCCGACGTTCGCCATCAAGGGCGAGGACAACGAGAGCTACTACTCGCACATCCGCGCGGTGCTGGCCCCCGGCCCGCACTACACCATGGACGACGGCGCCGACCTGGTGACCGTGCTGCACACCGAGCGCAAGGAACTGCTGCCGGGCGTGAAGGGCGGCACCGAGGAGACCTCGACCGGGGTCATCCGGCTGCGCTCCATGGAGAAGGAAGGCGTGCTGGCCTACCCGGTGATCGCGGTCAACGACGCCAAGACCAAGCACTTCTTCGACAACCGCTACGGCACCGGCCAGAGCACCATTGACGGCATCGTGCGCGCCACCAACGTGCTGATCGCCGGCTCCACCTGGGTCATCGCCGGCTACGGCTGGTGCGGCCGCGGGCTGGCGATGCGCGCGCGCGGCATGGGCGCCAACGTGATCGTCACCGAGATCGATCCTCTGCCCGCGCTGGAGGCCGTCATGGACGGTTTCCGGGTGATGCCCATGGCCCAGGCCGCGCCGCTGGGCGACGTGTTCGTGACCGTCACCGGGAATATCCACGTGATCCGGCAGGAGCACTTCGACCGGATGAAGGACGGCGCGATCGTGGCCAACAGCGGTCACTTCAACGTGGAGCTGGACCTCGAAACGCTGGGCAAGTCGGCCACGCAGCGCCGCCAGGCCCGCCCGTTCGTGGAGGAGTTCCTGCTCCAGGGCGGCAAGCGCGTGTTCGTCCTGGGCGAGGGCCGCCTGATCAACCTGGCCGCCGCCGAGGGCCACCCCGCGATGGTGATGGACATGTCCTTCGCCAACCAGGCGCTCTCGCTGGAGTACATGAAGAAGGAGGCCGCGAAGCTGCAGAAGAAGGTGTACGTGGTCCCCGCAGAGATTGACCGGGAGATCGCCCGGATCAAGCTCGAGACCATGACCACGAGCGTCGACGTCCTGACCCCCGAGCAGGTGAAGTACCTGGCCAGCTGGCAGGAGGGGACGTAG